The following DNA comes from Winogradskyella sp. PG-2.
ATTGCTATGAAAAAGAAAAATTATCGCTAATTAGCATTAGCGATAACTCAAAGATAATATTTTTTCTTTAACAGAAGCTTTTTTATGAAAACATATCTTTTACTTTTTCAAAAAAAGATTTATCAGAGCTTTCTGGTTTAGGATCAAAGTGCTCATCTTCTTTCATGCTTTCAAAAAATTCTTTTTGCTTTTTACTTAAAGTCTTTGGAGTCCAAACATTTACATGCACAAGTAAATCTCCTTTACCATAACCATTAATACTTGGAATACCTTTACCTCTAAGTCTTAATATTTTACCAGATTGTACACCTGTTTCAATCTTAATTCTCACTTTACCAGTAACTGCATCAATTTCTTTAGAGGTCCCTAAAACTGCATCTGGCAAACTCACGTACATATCGTAATGCAAATTATCGCCTTCTCGTTTTAATGTTGGGTGATCCTCCTCGGAGATTACGACTAATAAATCACCAGCAATGCCATTTCCTGGTGCATCATTACCTTTTCCAGTAACTTTTAATTGCATCCCATCTTCAACACCAGCAGGAATCTTAACCGAAACCGTTTCTTCTGAAATTTTTAAACCTTGAGCATCCGCATCAGAAGGCTTTTTATCAATAATTTGACCTGATCCACCACATGTAGGACATGCAGCAGATGTCTGCATACGTCCCAATATTGTATTTGTAACTC
Coding sequences within:
- the dnaJ gene encoding molecular chaperone DnaJ — encoded protein: MKEDYYEVLGISKGATDAEIKKAYRKMALKYHPDKNPDNTDAEEKFKKAAEAYEVLSNADKRARYDQFGHQAFDGGGGFGGGGMNMDDIFSQFGDIFGGGFGGGGFSGFGGGGRQRVVKGSNLRIRVKLSLEEVANGVEKKIKVKRKIQAEGTTYKTCNTCNGAGQVTRVTNTILGRMQTSAACPTCGGSGQIIDKKPSDADAQGLKISEETVSVKIPAGVEDGMQLKVTGKGNDAPGNGIAGDLLVVISEEDHPTLKREGDNLHYDMYVSLPDAVLGTSKEIDAVTGKVRIKIETGVQSGKILRLRGKGIPSINGYGKGDLLVHVNVWTPKTLSKKQKEFFESMKEDEHFDPKPESSDKSFFEKVKDMFS